Part of the Actinomyces howellii genome, AAACACACAGTCCGAAAAACACCCAGCACTCCAACACGATGAGCGCACGCAGGTTGGCGCCACCACACGCTCCTGCGCCGTCGATCGCCCCGTTGTCGGGGCGCGCGCGCCCGTACTCGGGCACGATTGGCTCGTGACCGTCAATGACGCCAGCGCCGCCGTCCCGCCGCACCTGTCCCACCTAGCCCCGCCCTACGACCGCGACCTCGTGAGCACCGGGATCGTCCACATCGGGGTCGGAGGCTTCCACCGCGCCCACCAGGCCGTCTACCTCGACCGCCTCATGCGCGCCGGGCACGCCATGGACTGGGGGATCTGCGGAGTCGGGCTCCTTCCCGGCGACACCCGCATGCGCGACGCCCTGGCTGGGCAGGACCACACCTACAGCCTCACCCTCAAGCACCCCGACGGGCGGCGTGAGACCTGCGTCATCGGATCACTCCGCGACTACCTCTACGCCCCCGCCCACCCAGAGGCCGTGCTCGCACGCATGTCCTCTCCCACCACCCGCATCGTCTCCCTGACGATCACCGAGGGCGGCTACAACGTCGACGACGCAACCGGCAGGTTCCGCACCGAGTCACCAGGCGCCCTCCACGACGCCACCCACCCCGGCCAGCCGACCACCGCCTTCGGCTACGTCGTCGAGGCGCTGCGCCGTCGCCGCGACGCAGGCACACCCCCGTTCACCGTCATGAGCTGCGACAACCTGCCGGGCAACGGCCGAGTGGCGCGCACCGCGGTCGTGTCCCAGGCGGCCATGAGCGACCCGGGCCTGGCGGAGTGGATCGAGGAGAACGTCGCCTTCCCCAACAGCATGGTTGACCGGATCACCCCGGCCACGGCCCCAGCCGATATCGACGAGCTCGCCTCCGAGGGCATCGCCGACGCCTGGCCGGTGACCTGCGAGCCCTTCAGCCAGTGGGTCCTGGAGGACGACTTCCCTGCCGGGCGCCCACCCCTGGAGAAGGTCGGGGTCCAGCTGGTCGACGACGTCGTCCTCTACGAGCTCATGAAGCTGCGGCTGCTCAACGCCTCCCACCAGGGGCTCGCCCACTGGGGCCGGCTGCTCGGGATTGGCGACGCCCACGAGGCGGCTGCCGACCGTGACATCGCGGCGTGGGTGCGGGCATACCTCGAGCGCGAGGCCCTGCCACGCCTTCGACCCGTGCCCGGCATCTACCTGGGCGAGTACGTCGACACGCTCTTCGAGCGCTTCACCAACGCCGCGATCGGCGACACCCTGGCCCGCCTGGCGCAGGACGCCTCGAACCGCATGCCCAAGTTCGTCCTGCCCACCATCGCCGACAACCTCGCCGCAGGAGGCCCGGTGCGCCTGGGAGCGGCGATGGTTGCCGCCTGGGCCCTGGGCGACGAGGGCGTCGACGAGCGCGGCGAGACGATCCCCGTCGACGACCCGGCCGGGGCCGGGCTCATCGAGCGGGCCGCTCGGCAGAGGGCCGGGGAGGACCTCGCCTTCGTCGGCGACGAGTCGGTCTTCGGCGACCTGGCCGGAGACGAACGCTTCAGGAGCGTCTTCGCCCAGGAGCTGAGGGCGTTGCGCGCCGAGGGCGCCCGGGCACGCATGCGCGCGCTGGCCATGCCTCGGTGAGCGGCACGGCCAGGCGCCCGACACCTCTACGCTGGTCCCCGTGAGCGCGCGAGTCATCCTCCTGACCGGCCCGTCGGGGTCGGGCAAGACCTCGCTCCTGCGCGCCGTGGGGGCGCAGCGCCTCAAGCTCGACGATTTCTACCGCGACGGCGACGAGCCGGGCATGCCGCTGCTCGACGGCACCGTCTCGGGTGCACGAGGCGCCTCCCGGCAGGAGGCGGCCGGGAGGGTCGACTGGGACGACCCCCGCGCCTGGGACGCCGAGCGGGCGATGGCCGCCATCACGGAGCTGTGCGCCCAGGGCACGGCACAGGTACCGGTCTACTCCATCCCCGACAACGCCACCCTGGGCACCACCGTGCTCGACATCGGCACCGCGCCGGCCTTCGTCGCCGAGGGCATCTTCGCCGCCGAGCTCATCGAGCCCTGTCGCCGCGCAGGACTGCTGGCCGACGCCCTCGTCCTGCGCCGCCCGCGCATCCAGACCTGGTGGTTCCGTCTGCGCCGCGACCTGGCCGAGCACCGCAAGCCGGTCCACGTCCTGCTCACCCGCGGCCTGCGCCTGTCCCGCCAGGAGCCGGCCGCCATCGCCCGCTGGACCTCCCAGGGGTGCCAGGCCGTGGGCCGCGCCGAGTGCGCCCGGAGGATCTCCGCCCACATCGGCTCACCCGCCGCCCCCTCCTGACCCCCTGCCACCCCGAGATCGGGACAAATGACACCCCGAGATCGGGACAAATGACACCCCGAGATCGGGAGAAACGACACCCCGAGATCGGGAGAAACGACACCTCGAGATCGGGACACATGACACGGGGAGAGGCCGCGGCAACCGGTTGCGCGGCGCGCTGCGTCCCGATCCCGACCGGCGGGCGCGGCGTCGATCCCGCGCCCGCCAGAGGTCAGGAGCGCTTGACCAGGGGGAAGGCGATCGTCTCGCGAATTCCCTGGCCGGTCAGCACCATGAGGAGCCGGTCGATGCCCATGCCCATGCCGCCGCAGGGCGGGAAGCCCTGCTCCATGGCGACCAGGAAGTCCTCATCGAGCATCATCGCCTCCGGGTCGCCGTTGGCCGCCGCCAGAGCCTGCGCCTCGAAGCGCTCGCGCTGGACGACGGGGTCGGCGAGCTCGGAGTAGGCCGTGGCGGTCTCGACGCCGCGCACGTACAGGTCCCACTTCTCGGTCAGGCCCGGCCGGGAGCGGTGGTAGCGGGTGAGCGGGGAGGTGTCCTCGGGGAAGTCGTAGACGAAGGTCGGAGCCCACAGCCGGTCCCCGACCGTGACCTCGAAGATGTCCTCGACGATCTTGCCCGCCACGGCGTAGTCGTCGACCTCCAGCCCCAGGCCCTCAGCCAGGGCGACAAGACGCTCACGCGGGGTGTCCACCGTGACCTCCTCGCCAAGCGCCTCGGAGACCGAGGTGTACAGGTCGATCGTGTCCCACTGCCCCGACAGGTCGTAGTCGGTGCCGTCAGCCAGCCGCACGACCTCGCCCCCCTCGGGCAGGTCGAAGGCGTCACGGGCCGCCTGCTGGATGAGGTCACGGGTCAGGGCCGCCATGCCGTTGTAGTCGGAGTAGGCCTCGTAGGCCTCCAGCGCGGCGAACTCCGGGGAGTGGGAGGAGTCCATGCCCTCGTTTCGGAAGTTGCGGTTGATCTCGAAGACCCGCTCCACGCCGCCGACAACCGCCCGCTTGAGGTAGATCTCCGTGGCGATGCGCAGGTAGAGCTCGGTGTCCAGCGCGTTCATGTGGGTCGTGAAGGGGCGCGCCGCGGCACCGCCGTGGACGACCTGAAGCATCGGGGTCTCGAGCTCGAGGTAGCCGCGGCGGTGGAAGTTGTCCCGCAGGGAGCGCACGACGGCGGCGCGGGTGCGGATCATGTCGCGGGCAGCGGGCCGGGTGAGCAGGTCGAGCTCACGGCGCCGGACGCGCTGCTCCTCGGAGAGGGTGACGGACTCACCCGCCTCGTTCGTCCAGGTCTTGGGCAGCGGGCGCAGCGCCTTGGAGGCGATGCGCCAGGCGGGCACCTCGACGTCGTCGTCACCGACGTCGGCCGGGTCCTCGGCGCTGACGCCGGCACGCAGGACCGGCTCGGCGAAGACGGAGAGCTCCCCGCGCCTGGACACGCCGACCTGCCCGTGGACGAAGAGGTGGTCGCCGAGATCCACGTCCGTCTTGAAGGCGGCCAAGGAGGAGTGGCCGCGCCCGGGCAGCGACCTGGCCGAGAGCATGACCTGGAGGGTGGCGCCCGCACCGTCCTGAAGGGTGGCGAAGCACAGCTTGCCGGTGTTGCGCAGAAGGACGACGCGCCCGGCGATACCCACGATCGCCTCCGACTCGGCGTACCCCGCCTCGAGGGCCATCGTGCCCGTCGGCAGGCCGCCGAAGCGGTCGCGGACGTCCTCGATCGTGCTCGTGATCGGGAGCTGCACCGGATAGGGGTCCCAGCCCTCCGCGCGCAGGCGCTCGCGCTTGCCCGCGCGGATCGCGAACTGCTCTCCGGGCCCGGGGTCCTGCTTGGCCTGGGCGGGACGGGTGTCCTGTGCGGACTGCGGGGCGGGCGTCTGGGGGGAGGGCTCGTGTGTCACGCGCGCGAGTCTATCCGCGCCGCCGCAGGAGCGGCGTGACGGTCCCCGCGGCCACCACGCCCGGGCCCTCACCGGACACGACCCTGCCCGCCAGGAGGTCCTGAGGTGCTCCACAGGAGCGGGTCGTGACCCCCGTGTCCACAGGGCTCGACCGAGTCACTGGCGCAGTGAGTGAGGACGGTCGGAGCCTGTCGGCATGGACGCTGACCTGAGGACGAGAGTGGGCGCGCTCGTGTCCCGCGTCGACGCGCTCTGCGGAGCGGCGCATGTCAACGAGGTGGTGGGCGGCGCCGAGGACCGGCAGGCCATGGGAGCAGCCCTCGCCCTGGGTGTCCTCCACGAGCCCTGCCCCCGCCTCCTCGTCATCCCGGGGACTGATCACCGGATCGTGCGCGCCCGCCACTTCAGGGGCAGGCTCACCTGCGCGAGCGCCGCCGAGGTCCTGGGCCTGCCGCTGTGGAGCGCTCCACGGCTCGTTCATGTCGGCGTTCCGCTCAACCACTCCGTCCGCCCCAGCCACGACCGGCCCACGACAGGAATCCGCCTCCATCGCACCCGCCATCTCACCGCTTTGAGCGTCGACGGGTTCCCGCTGGTCGCCCCAGCCGAAGTGGTTGCCTGCTGCCTGACGTGCCTCGATGAGCTCGACGCCCTGTGCGTCGCCGACGGTGCGCTCCACCGTGGACTGGTGACCAAGGAGGACGTCGAGGAGCTGCTGACCGGCCGTCGAGCGGCGCTGGCGCGCAAGCGGCTGGCCAAGGCTGAGGCCGCGAGCCGCTCACCCCTGGAGACACGCACGCGCCTGTGCCTGCGCGACGCGGGCCTGGAGGTAGAGCCCGGCGCCACACTGGAGGGTATCGGGGAGGTGGATATGCTCGTCGAGGGCTGGCTCATCGTCGAGACCGACGGATACGAGTTCCACTCCTCGCGTGAGCAGATCCGAACCGACCGACGCCGAGAACACAGGGCCCTGGCCGACGGCTACGTCACCGTGAGGCTGACCGGCAAGGACGTGGCGGACGGAGAGGCGACGATCCTGCGGATCGTCGGGTCGGCACTTCGGGGAGTTGCACATTCATCCCGGATCGCGTTGCCGGACAACCGCACGATTCTGCGGATGTTGTGATCGAGGAGTCTCCCGGAACGGCCTTGGATGTGCATGACCACCCCCGATGCACATTTCAGGCTCGAGCGAGGGCGTCAGCACTCCTCCCACGTTCAGTGAATCCGCGGAATCACAACGATCACGATCGCGCGACCAACCACAGCACGTAAATGTTATGTGCATCACAGTGCGATCTGGGGCGGGTCTGCCCCTCGGAGGCCGTGAGCCAGGCCGGCCGGAGCCCTACTCCTGGACGGCGCAGGGCAGGGTCCGCGCCCTGCGGGGAACGGGGCCCTGAGCAGGCGCCTGCGCGTCCCGACGCACAGCTCGGGCGGGAACCAGTCGGTCTCGGGCACGGCACGAGGCTGCTCGCACACGGTGACGACCCGCCCCCGGCGCGTCCACACGGACCGCCACCCCTGGGGGAGGGTCGGCATGACGGCAGAGACGAGGTCGGCGTACTGCGCACCGAGGTAGGTCTGCCAGACCGGGTCAGCCGGAAGCCCTGCCACCGCGAGGTCACCCACGCGCAAGCGGGCCGCGCAGGTCGCTGCCCCGTGGCCGGGGGCGAGCTCACCGGGCACACCGTCAGGGTCCCACCCCCACCCGCCCACGACCTCGGCAACCCCCAGCTCGGCGCCTAGCTCGTCACCGACCGCGCCGAGCAGGCCCGTGAGGACGGGGAGCTCGTCAACGACCTGGGAGCCCATCGGCACGGCGCACTCCACGGTGTACATCCCGCCCCGGTCCGGGCCCGCCCCCATCCTCACCGTGCGCAAAGGACCCGGGCAGATCAGCGCCGCCCCGTCCCACCTGTCACGGACCATCGACTCGATGCGGTCCGCTCCGCGCTCATCGAGCTCCATGGTGCGCGAGGCGCCAACGGCGTGGGTCGGCAGGAGCCGGGGCGCTGCCTCCCCCACCGCCCGCATCCAGGCTCGGACCGGTGATCCGCACACCGAGTGGCGCACGAACCAGGTCCAGGCGAGCACGCTGAGGTCCCCGACCACCTCGCTGTCCTGCGGCTCGTAGGCCCCGACCCCGGCTGCCGGCGCCGGCCACACGAGCCTGTCGACCTCCGTGGCCACGAGGCCGTCAAGCTCCTGGGCAAGGGCGACCAGGAGGGCCGTGTGCTCCTGGCTCCCGGGTCCGTCGGCGCTCGTGTTGAGCGCGGTGTAGGAGTACCGGGGGGCTGGTCGACCGACGGCCGCACCCAGGTAGCGGGCGAAGTCCCGGTCGATGTCGACCGCGCACTCCTCGAGGTCGAGCAGGAGGGTCCCGTCGCGCGCCGTGACCCGGTAGGCCGCCCCGTCCGCGTCCTCACCCGCGACCGTCATCGCCGGGCCGAGGACGGAGGCGACGTCCTCGGGGCTGAGGGTCCGCCAGGTGTACAGAGACAGGTGCCGGGGGAGGGTTCTCACTGCCGGCGCGCCTCCTCGAGGCTGATGCCGGAGGGGCGCAGCCCGGAGGCCGCCTCCACTCGGTCCGGCAGCCCGCCGGGCTCTGAGCCCCTCTCGACGATCCGGTTGTCCTCGTCGACGAAGACGACATGGGGCCGGTAGACGCGGGCCTCAGCGTCCGACAGCTGACCGTAGGCGATGAGGATGACGATGTCCCCGGGGCTCACGAGGTGCGCCGCCGCGCCGTTGACGCAGATGCTCCCCGATCCCCGCTCCCCCGCGATGACATAGGTGGTCAGGCGGTTGCCGTTCGTGCAGTCGCAGATGTCGACCTGCTCGCCCGGCAGGAGGTCTGCGGCATCGAGCAGGTCAGCGTCCACGGTCACCGATCCGACGTAGTCGAGGTCAGCGTCGGTCACGGTGGCGCGGTGGATCTTGGACGTCATCATCGTCCGCAGTCGAGTGCTCATCACGGCAAGGCTAGATGATCGGCTCTCGGGGCAGAGCCGCCCCGGGCGTGTCCCACTGCAGGCAGGAAGGGCGCCGGCCGCGCCTGAGACCCGAGCAGCCAGGACCGCCAGGGCCACCAGGCAGGGCACGGCCCGGCTCCACGGCAAGCCCGGGCACGGCCCGGCTCCACGGCAAGCCCGGGCACGGCCCGGCTTCAGGCGGGACCAGGCTCCGGCCGCAGGGCCCGCGCGCGGGGACCGGCCGAGCCGCAGCCTCCGGTCCCCGGAGGTCGTTCACACATAAACCACTGGGAGCCGCGCGCCGAATCCTTGCAATTCCGCCACTGAGCGGAGCTCGCGTCCGACCTGCGCCCCCCTCTGTTGTGCATCAAGGACGGTGATGCACATGGAGAGGTCCGCTCGACGGCCTCGCGAGTCTCAGGAGCCGAGCACATCCGCGGAATTCCGCGGATATGAGAAACGGGGGCATCAACGGGCGGCCGCTGTCATGTGCATCACATGTCGGTGTGGTCTGCCGGCACCCCCTCCGGGTGCGCACGGCCGCCTCGCCTGCGCACGCGGCGGCCGTACCGCTCAGGCTCGGAGATCCTCACGGGCGAGGCTGGCTCCCACGAGACGGGGTAAGAACCCTCGTTCAGGCCACGAGGCCCCCGGACAGCGACTGCTCTCACCGAGGCAGGTCGAGGAGCACGTTGTCGATGAGACGGGTGGTGCCGACCCTGGCCGCCACCGCGAGCAGCGCCCGACCGGGGGCCGACTGCTTCCCCGGACCGATCGCACCTGCGCGGACCGAGACCCCGGCGGCTCCCGCCTGTCGGGTCGGGTTCTCCGGCGCTGTGCGCGGGGAGGTGCCGGAGCACTCCGGCTCTCCCGCCCCCGGGGCCGCGGCCCCTGTGTCCACCGCCCCCGGGGCCACCGGCGCTGGGTCCGGAGCCGCCGGGGCAAGGGCCACCGGCACCGGGGCCGCGGGCAGCCCCAACCCGGAGCCCGCCAGGTCGACGAAGGTGTCGGGGTCCACGACCGCGGCATAGTCGACCGCGACACCCGGGGCCGAGGCGAGCACCTCCAGGGCCGCCTCGCGCACCGCCGCCGCGCCGGCGCCCTGGCGAGCGGCGCGGGCGCCCGCGGCCAGGGAGCGCGAGAGGGCCAGGGCCTGACCGCGCTCGGCAGGGCTGAGGTAGGCGTTGCGCGAGCTCATGGCCAGCCCGTCGTCCTCGCGTCGGATGTCCACGGGAACGATCTCGACCGGCACGGCCAGGTCGCGCACCATGGCCCGCACGATCGCCAGCTGCTGGGCGTCCTTGCGCCCGAACAGCGCCCAGCGCGGACCGGTCAGGTGCAGGAGGGTGAGGACGACCTGGCACACCCCCGCGAAGTGGGTGGGTCGCACGGCGCCCTCAAGGACCCTTGCCATCGGGCCGGGGTCGATGCGCACGCTCGGCTCCCCGTCGGGGTAGACGACCTCAGGGGTGGGGGCGAAGACGAGCAGCCGCCCCACCCGCCCGGCCCCGTCCGTGCCCGCGAGCGCCCCGGCCAGCGCCTGGACATCGGCCTCGAGGGTCCGGGGGTAGGCCTCCAGGTCCTCCCCCGCCGCGAACTGGAGGGGGTTGACGAAGATGGTGACGACCACGGTCCCGTACTGGCCGACCAGGCGCGCCGCCTCCGCCACGAGGTCGAGGTGACCGTCGTGGAGGGCACCCATGGTCATGACGACCGCCCGCGGGGCCCGGTCGCCCGCCAGAGCCGCCTCGAGCTCGGCGCGGGTGCGGGTCAGGGCGATGGTGGGACCGGCGGTCGTGTCGGGCTCAACGCTCATGCGTCCCACGCTATCCCCGCGTCGGTCCGCGGCCGAATCGCGCCGGATCGTCCCGCCGTGGCAGCCGGTTCAGCCCTCCAGCGCCTGGTCACCGCCGCCGCCCTCGAGGGCGGCGCGCAGGGTAGTGGCCTGCCCCGGGGTGAGCCTGCCCGTCGCCTCCCGGCGAGCGACAGTGGCAGCCGCCAGTGCCCGGTAGGTCTCGAGCACGTCGGTAAGCGGCTGGCCGTCGGCGTCTCGGGCCTCGTCGATCGCCTCGAGGTGGGCGCGCAGGGTACCGGCGTCCCCGCGGGCCACCGGCCCGGTCAGGGAGGCGTCGGGGCCCTCGTGCAGGGCGCGGTCGAGAGCAGCGGAGAGCAGGGGGCCCAGTGTCGCGGCACCGTCCTCGACGCCTGCCGCCCCGAGGAGCCTGACCGCCTGGCCGACCAGCGTGACGAGGTGGTTCGCCCCGTGCGCGAGGGCGGCGTGGTAGGCGGGGCGTGCTTGCTCGGCCAGGACGAAGGGCTCCCCGCCGAGCTCGACCGCCAGGGCCTGGGCGATGGGCAGGACCGGCCCCGGGGCGGTCACGGCCATGGGGCAGCCTGTCAGGCGCACGAGGTCGGCCGACCATCCGGAGAAGGTCATGGCGGGGTGGATGGCCAGCGGGATGGCGCCGCAGCGCCGGGCGGGCTCGAGGACGCCGACCCCGTAGCGGCCCGAGGTGTGGACGACGAGCTGGCCCGGCTGCCAGCGGCCCAGGTCGGCCAGGCCCTGGACAAGGGGACCCAGCGCGTCGTCGGGGACGGCCAGGACCACGAGCTCGGCGCGCTCGACGATCTCGTCGATCTCGAGGACCGGCACTCCGGGCAGGAGGATCTCGGCGCGCTCCTGCGAGGCCTCGGACACGGCGTGGACGCCGACGACCTGGTGCTCGGCGGCACGCAGCGCCGAGCCGAGCACCGCCCCGACGCGCCCGGCGCTGATGACGCCGACGCCCAGGCGCCCGTCGGGGCGGGGCCCTGATGTCGGGCGGTCCCCCGGCACGGGTCCGGGCGAGGGCTCCTGACCGGAGGGGTCACGCGTGAGGCTCATGCCGGCATGGTCTCACGCTGTCGGATCCGCCGGTTCGCTCGAGGCGCGGGCGAGCCAGCGGTCGAGCCTCTCCCCCGAGCGGCGGCGCAAGGCGCGCTGGGCGATGACCTCGGCCAGGGCCGCCGCGTCCTCCTGAGGCAGGCTGGCCATACGCGCCATGCCTGCGTTGATCGTCAGGCTGGGCACCATGTCGAGGCGGAGCTTGGCCAGGCCGAGCCTGCGGGCGAGGGGCCCGGCGGAGGTGCGCAGGGACTGGATGCGCTCGTAGGGGACGACGGTCGTGTACAGCCACCAGCGCCCGTGCCGGAGGATGACACAGGTGTCGGTGAGCATGACGCCGGTGCGCCGCCAGGCCAGCGGCGAGAAGATCCGCGCCCGCCGGGGCGGCCCGACGAAGCCCCGCCCCGGGGCGTCGACCGGGCCCGCCCCCTCCCTCCGCTCCCTGCCGGACATCGCCTCGGCCAGGACGGCGTCGGGGTCGGGGACGCCGAGGTCGGGCACGACGAGCCACAGGGCCCGCAGCGCGGTCTCGCGCTCCCCTACCGGCAGCAGGACGTTGCCCGTGTTGAGCGAGGTCGTCCCCGACGAGGAGGAGTCGACCTCCTGGCGTCCGGCGACGGTGGCCTCGACCCGCCACCAGTCCTTGCGCGCCCACAGGAGCGGCCTGCTCAGGACGACGGCGTGGACCCTCCCCGGGGGCAGGGTCACCGAGGCCTCCGAGGTCAGCCCGTAGCGCAGGCGGATGCCCGCGGGGGTCGCGGCGGCGCGGAACCCCCAGGAGCCGTTGAATCGGGACCACACCATCCCGACCAGGACGAGCGGGCCTGCCAGGGCGGGGAGGACGGCGGTGAGGACCCCTGCGCCCACGAGGCCCTCGTCTCGCGAGACCAGGGAGACGATGACGCCGATGACGAGGACGAGGACGAGACCCACGGCGAGCACGACGCTCGGGGAGCGCAGCATCGACCCCAGGAGCACGGGCACCTTGACGGAGTAGAGCGGGTGCTCCTCGCTCTCGACGCTCCGCAGGCGCTCACCGAGGGCGGCGTCCTCGAAGCCCAGCGGTGCTCGCCGGGAGGCGGCGAGCCGGCCCTGCCGTCCGCGGTCCGTGCTAGGAGCGCCCTCGAGGACGCCGGCTGCGGGGGCGCCGGTGTCCTCGGGGGCGTCCCGGCCGGCGTCGTCACCGGCGTCGACGGCGCCTGAGGCGAGGTCGAGGATGCGGTCGCGCAGGGCGTTGAGCTGGGCGGTTCGCAGGTAGCCCAGGACGACCCGCGAGTCTCCCGCGCCGGCGACCTCGACCGTCAGCTGGCCGAGTCCGAAGAGCCGACCCAGCAGGGGGTGGACGATGTCGACGGACTGGATGCGGGGCAGGCGCGCGGTCCGCAGCTGCTTGAAGGCGATACCCCAGCGCAGGTAGACCGCGTCGGGGTCCACGGCGTAGCTGCGGTTGCGCCAGCTGAGCGCCAGCAGGACGGCGGTGAGCGCGATGAGCCCGAGGGTGCCCCCGACGGCCGTCAGGACGACCGACAGGGGGACGCTGACCTCTGTGTCGCTGACCGACTCCCACACCTGC contains:
- a CDS encoding mannitol dehydrogenase family protein gives rise to the protein MTVNDASAAVPPHLSHLAPPYDRDLVSTGIVHIGVGGFHRAHQAVYLDRLMRAGHAMDWGICGVGLLPGDTRMRDALAGQDHTYSLTLKHPDGRRETCVIGSLRDYLYAPAHPEAVLARMSSPTTRIVSLTITEGGYNVDDATGRFRTESPGALHDATHPGQPTTAFGYVVEALRRRRDAGTPPFTVMSCDNLPGNGRVARTAVVSQAAMSDPGLAEWIEENVAFPNSMVDRITPATAPADIDELASEGIADAWPVTCEPFSQWVLEDDFPAGRPPLEKVGVQLVDDVVLYELMKLRLLNASHQGLAHWGRLLGIGDAHEAAADRDIAAWVRAYLEREALPRLRPVPGIYLGEYVDTLFERFTNAAIGDTLARLAQDASNRMPKFVLPTIADNLAAGGPVRLGAAMVAAWALGDEGVDERGETIPVDDPAGAGLIERAARQRAGEDLAFVGDESVFGDLAGDERFRSVFAQELRALRAEGARARMRALAMPR
- a CDS encoding ATP-binding protein; its protein translation is MSARVILLTGPSGSGKTSLLRAVGAQRLKLDDFYRDGDEPGMPLLDGTVSGARGASRQEAAGRVDWDDPRAWDAERAMAAITELCAQGTAQVPVYSIPDNATLGTTVLDIGTAPAFVAEGIFAAELIEPCRRAGLLADALVLRRPRIQTWWFRLRRDLAEHRKPVHVLLTRGLRLSRQEPAAIARWTSQGCQAVGRAECARRISAHIGSPAAPS
- a CDS encoding lysine--tRNA ligase — encoded protein: MTHEPSPQTPAPQSAQDTRPAQAKQDPGPGEQFAIRAGKRERLRAEGWDPYPVQLPITSTIEDVRDRFGGLPTGTMALEAGYAESEAIVGIAGRVVLLRNTGKLCFATLQDGAGATLQVMLSARSLPGRGHSSLAAFKTDVDLGDHLFVHGQVGVSRRGELSVFAEPVLRAGVSAEDPADVGDDDVEVPAWRIASKALRPLPKTWTNEAGESVTLSEEQRVRRRELDLLTRPAARDMIRTRAAVVRSLRDNFHRRGYLELETPMLQVVHGGAAARPFTTHMNALDTELYLRIATEIYLKRAVVGGVERVFEINRNFRNEGMDSSHSPEFAALEAYEAYSDYNGMAALTRDLIQQAARDAFDLPEGGEVVRLADGTDYDLSGQWDTIDLYTSVSEALGEEVTVDTPRERLVALAEGLGLEVDDYAVAGKIVEDIFEVTVGDRLWAPTFVYDFPEDTSPLTRYHRSRPGLTEKWDLYVRGVETATAYSELADPVVQRERFEAQALAAANGDPEAMMLDEDFLVAMEQGFPPCGGMGMGIDRLLMVLTGQGIRETIAFPLVKRS
- the panD gene encoding aspartate 1-decarboxylase, producing the protein MSTRLRTMMTSKIHRATVTDADLDYVGSVTVDADLLDAADLLPGEQVDICDCTNGNRLTTYVIAGERGSGSICVNGAAAHLVSPGDIVILIAYGQLSDAEARVYRPHVVFVDEDNRIVERGSEPGGLPDRVEAASGLRPSGISLEEARRQ
- the panC gene encoding pantoate--beta-alanine ligase, whose protein sequence is MSVEPDTTAGPTIALTRTRAELEAALAGDRAPRAVVMTMGALHDGHLDLVAEAARLVGQYGTVVVTIFVNPLQFAAGEDLEAYPRTLEADVQALAGALAGTDGAGRVGRLLVFAPTPEVVYPDGEPSVRIDPGPMARVLEGAVRPTHFAGVCQVVLTLLHLTGPRWALFGRKDAQQLAIVRAMVRDLAVPVEIVPVDIRREDDGLAMSSRNAYLSPAERGQALALSRSLAAGARAARQGAGAAAVREAALEVLASAPGVAVDYAAVVDPDTFVDLAGSGLGLPAAPVPVALAPAAPDPAPVAPGAVDTGAAAPGAGEPECSGTSPRTAPENPTRQAGAAGVSVRAGAIGPGKQSAPGRALLAVAARVGTTRLIDNVLLDLPR
- a CDS encoding Rossmann-like and DUF2520 domain-containing protein produces the protein MSLTRDPSGQEPSPGPVPGDRPTSGPRPDGRLGVGVISAGRVGAVLGSALRAAEHQVVGVHAVSEASQERAEILLPGVPVLEIDEIVERAELVVLAVPDDALGPLVQGLADLGRWQPGQLVVHTSGRYGVGVLEPARRCGAIPLAIHPAMTFSGWSADLVRLTGCPMAVTAPGPVLPIAQALAVELGGEPFVLAEQARPAYHAALAHGANHLVTLVGQAVRLLGAAGVEDGAATLGPLLSAALDRALHEGPDASLTGPVARGDAGTLRAHLEAIDEARDADGQPLTDVLETYRALAAATVARREATGRLTPGQATTLRAALEGGGGDQALEG
- a CDS encoding PH domain-containing protein — its product is MAVPDDLVWHRMHPITPVLTGWKIITAVIAFATVQNVDTVLQVWESVSDTEVSVPLSVVLTAVGGTLGLIALTAVLLALSWRNRSYAVDPDAVYLRWGIAFKQLRTARLPRIQSVDIVHPLLGRLFGLGQLTVEVAGAGDSRVVLGYLRTAQLNALRDRILDLASGAVDAGDDAGRDAPEDTGAPAAGVLEGAPSTDRGRQGRLAASRRAPLGFEDAALGERLRSVESEEHPLYSVKVPVLLGSMLRSPSVVLAVGLVLVLVIGVIVSLVSRDEGLVGAGVLTAVLPALAGPLVLVGMVWSRFNGSWGFRAAATPAGIRLRYGLTSEASVTLPPGRVHAVVLSRPLLWARKDWWRVEATVAGRQEVDSSSSGTTSLNTGNVLLPVGERETALRALWLVVPDLGVPDPDAVLAEAMSGRERREGAGPVDAPGRGFVGPPRRARIFSPLAWRRTGVMLTDTCVILRHGRWWLYTTVVPYERIQSLRTSAGPLARRLGLAKLRLDMVPSLTINAGMARMASLPQEDAAALAEVIAQRALRRRSGERLDRWLARASSEPADPTA